A DNA window from Drosophila pseudoobscura strain MV-25-SWS-2005 chromosome 2, UCI_Dpse_MV25, whole genome shotgun sequence contains the following coding sequences:
- the Mnat9 gene encoding N-acetyltransferase 9-like protein, with protein MRLNEKTKLLGKKVVLVPYEARHVPKYHDWMSNETLRDLTASEELTLSEEYLMQLSWRQDTDKLTFIVLAADIYARDNDEIAAMVGDTNLFLRHEPDTNQKVAEAEIMIAEPQARGKGYGREAMLLMMKYAQSQLELNKFEVKIDMDNAVSLRLFESFQFVETGRVEVFHEVTMEREITTEWIGWLDKQVDLTIESYSA; from the coding sequence ATGCGTCTGaatgaaaaaacaaaattgttgGGCAAAAAAGTCGTCCTTGTTCCTTATGAGGCGCGCCATGTACCCAAATACCATGACTGGATGAGCAATGAGACTCTGCGGGATCTGACTGCCTCTGAGGAACTGACACTCTCGGAGGAGTACTTGATGCAGCTGAGTTGGCGCCAGGACACCGACAAACTTACCTTCATAGTCCTCGCTGCCGATATCTATGCCCGGGACAATGATGAGATTGCTGCCATGGTGGGCGACACAAATCTCTTTCTGCGCCATGAACCCGACACCAATCAGAAGGTGGCCGAGGCGGAGATAATGATAGCGGAGCCCCAAGCTAGGGGCAAAGGCTACGGACGCGAGGCCATGCTTCTCATGATGAAGTACGCCCAATCCCAGCTGGAACTGAACAAATTCGAGGTCAAGATCGACATGGACAACGCCGTGTCCCTCCGCCTGTTTGAGAGCTTCCAATTTGTGGAAACCGGACGCGTCGAGGTCTTCCACGAGGTTACGATGGAGCGTGAAATTACCACGGAGTGGATTGGCTGGTTAGACAAGCAGGTGGACCTAACGATTGAGAGCTATAGTGCATAG
- the LOC4801113 gene encoding transcription factor Ouib: MEKSKISRDCRACGKFIYNATSKNLFQEPDNIMLNQIEALTGLFLLEQPNFPARICGPCEVSLREAVRFRERVIQTQKLLQSGSTEPEAVEEIYLDATGHKSKEEADEVSGSESEEKDDSHCVASVELEPLEEDEGSVVVAPEDVKLDSTPPAKPGIETNPKLARGQPPPRASTVYASMTFADNSKSRNLPRTQWDKLTEEETVALKRERRKRDCICEQCGRHFSCPSNFKVHLLRHSGVKNFACEQCPQTFYTAHLLRRHEMLHRGERPFPCQYCNMSFNNSSGRIQHERIRHTNIKPYKCTECDKSFAVSGKLKAHMLSHTGVRSFHCELCKVSFIRRPHLQAHFRSKSHAQNSHAQESAAKALEVDVETLLQ, translated from the exons ATGGAAAAATCCAAAATATCTCGAGATTGCCGCGCTTGCGGCAAGTTTATTTACAATGCCACATCCAAGAACCTCTTCCAAGAGCCTGACAACATAATGCTGAATCAAATTGAAGCCCTAACGGGTTTATTT CTACTCGAGCAACCGAATTTCCCAGCCCGCATTTGCGGGCCCTGCGAGGTGTCTCTGAGGGAAGCCGTGCGCTTTCGGGAGCGTGTCATCCAGACGCAGAAGTTGCTCCAGAGCGGTTCCACCGAGCCAGAGGCTGTCGAGGAGATCTACTTGGACGCAACTGGACACAAGTCTAAGGAGGAAGCAGATGAGGTGTCCGGTTCTGAGAGCGAGGAGAAAGACGACAGTCATTGTGTGGCGTCGGTAGAACTGGAGCCCCTAGAAGAGGATGAGGGTTCTGTTGTGGTGGCACCGGAAGATGTGAAGCTTGATTCGACTCCTCCAGCTAAGCCCGGTATCGAAACGAACCCAAAACTCGCCAGAGGCCAACCGCCCCCACGTGCCTCCACCGTTTACGCATCGATGACGTTTGCTGACAACAGCAAGAGCCGGAACCTGCCACGCACCCAATGGGACAAGCTCACCGAGGAGGAGACGGTGGCCCTAAAGCGGGAGCGCCGCAAACGAGACTGCATATGCGAGCAGTGCGGCCGGCATTTCTCCTGCCCCAGCAATTTCAAAGTCCACCTCCTGCGGCACTCGGGAGTGAAGAATTTTGCCTGCGAGCAGTGTCCACAGACATTCTATACGGCCCATCTTCTGCGGCGCCACGAGATGCTGCACCGGGGCGAGCGTCCGTTTCCCTGCCAGTACTGCAATATGTCATTCAACAACTCCAGCGGACGCATCCAGCACGAACGCAT TCGCCACACCAACATCAAGCCCTACAAGTGCACGGAGTGTGACAAATCCTTTGCTGTGAGTGGGAAACTCAAGGCGCACATGCTTAGCCACACGGGCGTACGGTCTTTCCA CTGCGAACTGTGCAAAGTGTCGTTCATACGTCGGCCCCATCTACAGGCCCACTTCCGGTCGAAAAGCCATGCCCAAAACTCGCATGCCCAGGAGTCCGCGGCCAAAGCATTGGAAGTCGATGTTGAGACCCTTCTTCAGTAG
- the LOC6897048 gene encoding colorectal mutant cancer protein isoform X2, whose amino-acid sequence MIAEQLLPRSLSCMCCSDTPPVPGGVGGFGIQRGEKRHSWEYTLMAQPLARRPINVEQLSVQQLENRVRELTQRLQQAERQLSESNAEREMCHKRLEVVSQAHECRITEMHCVIAELSKKLRSKQDHIIVEEQEPEGSELSYQEGSVYNSELNLTNPDAECQTEPLEDLYSAASVDKIGLKPQELGNKGQLDALQEEVLHLRAKIALLQSEIATKDTAVVEEQTKVDFFACEQEANESGQRLNDLNACVSLTSPQKRVPAVPKMAERVKLRCASKNEQDEEPSSDAHTELSNEHINLVEHLVSELKEQNSFMDSIMEPLHLSKDLEPHQRKMEYLKMRNTILAMTLDESKEHTEHLYLLCGKYESNAVALQLALNCSDRAIEAYDVMLALLETKLALLSDQSAAAEESRRSVEAVAKHLLARLDSEKNVCENSLGPWQHNINLGGEDYPKSARPWCTDDDNRLRNHVSKLKGRRSTVQHTIVNLESPFSDVYERKRLALEKGHELRDEYKKSPIDLDTAVIMQELLELQDENVELKTKINEAEQDRQHSKERVAILHVALQQLQLANRVSYSEAEHSALTEQQLVEALTRETELKGRLQTLLANFTSSQRASEEKYEELQQSVRELQQSNHNLGQMLEVSRRKYQVRVNKLEQRIADLRLDHEQCNKHVPETTL is encoded by the exons ATGATTGCGGAGCAACTGCTTCCGCGCAGCCTGAGCTGTATGTGCTGCAGCGACACACCTCCTGTTCCCGGTGGCGTTGGTGGCTTTGGGATTCAGCGCGGGGAAAAGCGACACAGCTGGGAATACACTCTGATGGCACAGCCACTGGCCAGGCGACCCATTAAT GTTGAGCAGTTGTCGGTTCAGCAGCTGGAGAACCGTGTCCGCGAGCTGACACAGCGCTTGCAGCAGGCGGAGCGCCAACTGTCGGAGAGCAATGCGGAGAGGGAAATGTGCCACAAGCGTTTGGAGGTGGTCAGTCAGGCGCACGAATGTCGCATCACAGAGATGCACTGCGTCATTGCGGAGTTGAGCAAGAAACTGCGCTCCAAGCAGGATCATATCATAgtcgaggagcaggagcccgAGGGCAGTG AGCTCAGCTATCAGGAAGGTTCTGTGTATAACTCGGAGCTGAACCTGACCAATCCAGATGCAGAGTGTCAGACAGAGCCACTGGAAGATCTCTATAGCGCCGCTAGCGTGGACAAAATTGGTCTTAAGCCACAAGAGCTCGGTAACAAAGGACAACTGGACGCTCTGCAGGAGGAAGTTTTGCATTTGAGGGCTAAGATCGCTCTGCTCCAGTCAGAGATTGCTACCAAGGACACTGCGGTCGTTGAGGAGCAGACCAAGGTGGACTTCTTTGCCTGTGAACAAGAGGCCAACGAGAGTGGACAACGTCTTAACGATCTGAATG CTTGCGTTTCTCTGACCAGCCCGCAGAAGAGAGTGCCTGCCGTTCCGAAAATGGCCGAGCGGGTTAAATTGCGTTGCGCCAGCAAGAACGAACAAGACGAAGAGCCATCTAGCGATGCCCACACGGAGCTAAGCAACGAG CACATCAATCTGGTGGAGCATTTGGTGAGCGAACTGAAGGAACAAAACTCTTTCATGGACAGCATTATGGAGCCGCTGCACCTGAGCAAAGACCTAGAGCCACACCAGCGTAAAATGGAGTACCTCAAGATGCGAAACACAATTCTGGCCATGACACTGGACGAGTCAAAAGAGCACACAGAACATTTGTACTTGCTATGCGGCAAATACGAGTCGAATGCGGTGGCCCTTCAACTGGCGCTCAACTGCAGCGATCGCGCCATCGAGGCCTACGACGTGATGCTGGCACTCTTGGAGACCAA GTTGGCGCTTCTGAGCGATCAATCGGCGGCAGCGGAGGAAAGCCGACGTTCGGTTGAGGCGGTGGCCAAGCATCTATTGGCCCGCCTGGACAGCGAGAAGAATGTGTGCGAGAACAGTCTGGGCCCGTGGCAGCACAACATAAATCTGGGCGGAGAAGATTACCCAAAGAGCGCCCGGCCATGGTGTACCGACGATGACAATCGTCTGCGCAATCACGTCTCGAAGCTCAAGGGCCGCCGCTCGACCGTGCAGCACACAATTGTCAATCTGGAATCGCCATTTAGCGATGTGTACGAAAGGAAGCGTCTGGCCTTGGAGAAGGGGCACGAGTTGCGGGACGAGTACAAGAAGTCACCCATCGATTTGGATACGGCCGTAATCATGCAGGAGCTGCTCGAGCTGCAGGACGAGAATGTGGAACTAAAGACCAAAATAAATGAAGCGGAGCAGGACCGACAGCATTCCAAAGAACGAGTGGCCATACTGCACGTTGccctccagcagctgcagctggcgaATCGAGTCTCCTACTCGGAGGCCGAGCATTCAGCTCTCACCGAGCAACAGTTGGTCGAGGCGCTAACCCGCGAAACAGAACTAAAGGGTCGCCTCCAGACGCTTCTGGCCAACTTTACGTCCTCGCAACGAGCCTCCGAGGAGAAGTACGAGGAGCTGCAACAGAGCGTACGCGAGCTGCAGCAATCGAATCA CAATCTGGGGCAAATGTTGGAGGTCAGCAGACGCAAGTATCAGGTGCGGGTAAATAAACTGGAGCAGAGGATTGCAGACTTGCGGCTGGACCATGAGCAATGCAACAAGCATGTTCCTGAGACAACGCTGTAG
- the RpL4 gene encoding 60S ribosomal protein L4, with amino-acid sequence MSLGNARPLVSVYTEKNEAAKDKNICLPAVFKAPIRPDVVNEVHQLLRRNNRQPYAVSELAGHQTSAESWGTGRAVARIPRVRGGGTHRSGQGAFGNMCRGGRMFAPTKTFRRWHRKVNVNQRRYALVSAIAASGVPALVQSKGHVIDGVSEFPLVVSDEVQKLQKTKQAVIFLRRLKIWADIQKVYKSQRFRAGRGTMRDRRRVARRGPLVVYHKDEGLRKAFRNIPGIETINVDKLNLLKLAPGGHVGRFVIWTESAFSRLNDLFGTWKSPATLKKGYNLPQPKMANTDLSRLLKSEEIRKVLRDPRKRVFRSVRRLNPLTNVRQLIKLNPYAEVLKRRAALAAEKRTVAKVLAKAKKQNVELAKSHFANVATKAAANRAKLLAARKKKVAAKKPAAKK; translated from the exons ATG AGCTTAGGCAACGCCAGGCCATTGGTCTCCGTGTACACGGAAAAGAATGAGGCTGCCAAGGACAAGAACATCTGCCTGCCAGCGGTGTTCAAGGCACCCATCCGTCCGGATGTGGTCAACGAGGTGCACCAGCTGCTACGCCGCAACAACCGCCAGCCGTACGCCGTGAGCGAGCTCGCTG GTCACCAAACCTCTGCCGAGTCGTGGGGTACCGGTCGTGCCGTCGCACGTATTCCCCGTGTCCGTGGTGGTGGTACTCACCGTTCCGGCCAGGGTGCCTTCGGCAACATGTGCCGTGGTGGACGCATGTTCGCCCCCACCAAGACCTTCCGTCGCTGGCACCGCAAGGTGAATGTCAACCAGCGCCGTTACGCTCTGGTGTCGGCCATCGCCGCCTCCGGCGTGCCCGCCCTCGTGCAGTCCAAGGGTCATGTGATCGACGGTGTCTCCGAGTTCCCATTGGTCGTCTCCGATGAGGTCCAGAAGCTGCAGAAGACCAAGCAGGCTGTCATCTTCCTGCGTCGCCTGAAGATCTGGGCTGACATCCAGAAG GTGTACAAGTCTCAGCGCTTCCGTGCTGGCCGTGGTACCATGCGCGACCGTCGTCGCGTTGCTCGCCGTGGTCCCCTGGTCGTCTACCACAAGGACGAGGGTCTGCGCAAGGCTTTCCGCAACATCCCCGGCATCGAGACCATCAACGTCGACAAGCTGAATCTGCTGAAGCTCGCCCCCGGCGGTCATGTCGGTCGCTTTGTCATCTGGACCGAGTCTGCCTTCTCGCGCCTGAACGATCTGTTCGGAACCTGGAAGAGTCCAGCCACCTTGAAGAAGGGCTACAATCTGCCCCAGCCCAAGATGGCCAACACTGACTTGTCCCGTCTGCTGAAGTCGGAGGAGATCCGCAAGGTTCTGCGCGATCCCCGCAAGCGCGTGTTCCGCAGCGTCCGTCGTCTGAACCCCTTGACCAACGTGCGTCAGCTGATCAAGCTGAACCCATACGCCGAGGTGTTGAAGCGCCGTGCCGCTTTGGCTGCCGAGAAGCGCACCGTCGCCAAGGTTCTGGCCAAGGCCAAGAAACAGAACGTCGAGCTGGCCAAGTCGCACTTCGCCAATGTCGCCACAAAGGCTGCCGCCAACCGCGCCAAGCTCCTGGCTGCCCGCAAGAAGAAGGTCGCCGCCAAGAAGCCAGCGGCCAAGAAGTAA
- the nenya gene encoding RING finger protein nenya: MFRVHCNKCSRRRDVEPTIPFQLTRCHHIICGPCLTVCAAEKKCPMCEHPLQTIAISRDMPIGVANYFQDPTKFLQLYRKISKFQSEQRSSDNLHFWRREQKHEELQLKLNGYTKMEAQLNQQTKVEKKRIAELREYIAFHERPAVDSLEASLSSNEYIAARGRSNSRHGLRPRTPSENPTTDNTLSDDLVESFCMHSEVDFGTKKSKHSISTSTHRSSVRNSGGQRQDFQI; this comes from the coding sequence ATGTTTCGTGTGCACTGCAACAAGTGCTCCAGGAGACGCGACGTTGAGCCGACCATACCGTTCCAACTGACGCGATGCCATCACATTATCTGTGGCCCCTGTCTAACAGTTTGCGCTGCCGAAAAGAAGTGCCCAATGTGCGAGCACCCACTGCAGACGATCGCCATTAGTCGGGACATGCCCATCGGTGTGGCCAACTATTTCCAGGACCCCACTAAATTTCTCCAGCTCTACCGGAAGATAAGCAAGTTCCAAAGCGAGCAAAGATCATCCGACAACCTTCACTTCTGGCGCAGAGAGCAGAAACATGAAGAATTGCAGCTGAAGCTCAACGGCTACACCAAAATGGAGGCTCAGCTGAATCAGCAAACGAAGGTGGAGAAGAAACGCATCGCCGAACTACGCGAGTACATTGCCTTTCACGAACGTCCGGCGGTGGACAGCTTGGAAGCCAGCTTAAGTTCAAACGAATATATAGCAGCCAGGGGCCGCAGCAACAGTCGCCACGGCCTCCGTCCCCGAACTCCCTCCGAGAACCCCACAACAGACAACACGCTATCGGATGATTTGGTGGAGAGCTTCTGTATGCACTCGGAAGTAGACTTTGGAACAAAGAAATCGAAGCATTCAATATCCACATCGACGCATCGCTCGTCCGTGAGAAACTCAGGCGGCCAGCGTCAGGACTTTCAAATTTAA
- the BCAS2 gene encoding pre-mRNA-splicing factor SPF27: MAGEVIVDALPYIDHGYDDVGVRESALAMVEEECRRYRPTKNYLDHLPLPATSPFETPLMVNEFERIQNRLPMETLSMKRYELPPPPSGKLGEVSAWQEAIENSMAQLEHQCVRSLNLELLLDYGTEAWKSYLEVFTAMQAKAQLQLQQLKKDIQDVNWQRKQAQTLAGERLRSLDAHWVLLVSKNYEIETECVELEKLVQAAREHIKTLGPTNANDTAPTPEHTNGHAEEDISESNGNINSNSSASGDGDGDVENVEDVRGGDGDANGDGDGDDAAEDESSNE, encoded by the exons ATGGCTGGAGAAGTTATTGTGGATGCCTTGCCCTACATTGACCATGGGTACGACGACGTTGGCGTCAGGGAATCG GCGCTCGCCATGGTGGAAGAGGAGTGCAGACGCTACCGGCCGACAAAGAATTACCTGGACcatctgccactgccagccaCTTCGCCCTTCGAGACGCCGCTGATGGTCAACGAATTCGAGCGCATACAGAATCGCCTGCCGATGGAGACACTCTCCATGAAGCGGTACGAGCTGCCACCTCCGCCATCCGGCAAGTTGGGGGAGGTGTCTGCTTGGCAAGAGGCCATCGAAAACTCCATGGCCCAACTGGAGCACCAGTGCGTGCGCTCGCTAAATCTGGAACTTCTGCTGGACTACGGCACGGAAGCGTGGAAATCCTACTTGGAGGTATTCACGGCCATGCAGGCCAaagcgcagctgcagctgcagcaactgAAAAAGGACATACAGGACGTGAACTGGCAACGCAAGCAGGCGCAAACGCTTGCGGGCGAGAGGCTGCGCTCTCTGGACGCCCACTGGGTGTTGCTGGTATCGAAGAACTATGAGATTGAAACCGAGTGTGTGGAGCTCGAGAAGCTGGTTCAGGCCGCCCGCGAACACATAAAAACCCTTGGTCCGACCAACGCTAATGACACCGCACCAACGCCGGAGCACACAAATGGACATGCCGAAGAGGACATCTCTGAGAGCAATGGAAACATCAATAGCAACAGTAGTGCTAGTGgcgacggagatggagacgtAGAAAACGTAGAAGACGTACGTGGAGGTGATGGGGACGCCAATGGTGATGGGGATGGTGATGATGCCGCCGAGGACGAATCCTCCAATGAGTGA
- the LOC6897048 gene encoding colorectal mutant cancer protein isoform X1: MSNDVQIASDAKIGIEVHRRNEKQQPQHQREITGISKTAAGSVVGEDIEYVFGSISPRGGCTNAKHLVGSCEPESPEHTPRDTTESDINISSCSTLDIVNKVEQLSVQQLENRVRELTQRLQQAERQLSESNAEREMCHKRLEVVSQAHECRITEMHCVIAELSKKLRSKQDHIIVEEQEPEGSELSYQEGSVYNSELNLTNPDAECQTEPLEDLYSAASVDKIGLKPQELGNKGQLDALQEEVLHLRAKIALLQSEIATKDTAVVEEQTKVDFFACEQEANESGQRLNDLNACVSLTSPQKRVPAVPKMAERVKLRCASKNEQDEEPSSDAHTELSNEHINLVEHLVSELKEQNSFMDSIMEPLHLSKDLEPHQRKMEYLKMRNTILAMTLDESKEHTEHLYLLCGKYESNAVALQLALNCSDRAIEAYDVMLALLETKLALLSDQSAAAEESRRSVEAVAKHLLARLDSEKNVCENSLGPWQHNINLGGEDYPKSARPWCTDDDNRLRNHVSKLKGRRSTVQHTIVNLESPFSDVYERKRLALEKGHELRDEYKKSPIDLDTAVIMQELLELQDENVELKTKINEAEQDRQHSKERVAILHVALQQLQLANRVSYSEAEHSALTEQQLVEALTRETELKGRLQTLLANFTSSQRASEEKYEELQQSVRELQQSNHNLGQMLEVSRRKYQVRVNKLEQRIADLRLDHEQCNKHVPETTL, translated from the exons atgtCAAACGATGTGCAAATAGCATCCGACGCCAAGATTGGAATTGAGGTCCACCGGCGGAAtgagaagcagcagccccaacacCAGCGGGAGATCACAGGCATCTCGAAGACTGCAGCTGGCAGCGTCGTTGGCGAAGACATCGAGTATGTCTTTGGCAGCATATCGCCGCGGGGAGGCTGCACCAATGCCAAGCACCTAGTGGGCTCCTGCGAGCCGGAGTCGCCAGAGCATACGCCGCGCGACACTACCGAAAGTGACATCAATATTTCGAGCTGCTCCACGCTGGACATTGTCAATAAA GTTGAGCAGTTGTCGGTTCAGCAGCTGGAGAACCGTGTCCGCGAGCTGACACAGCGCTTGCAGCAGGCGGAGCGCCAACTGTCGGAGAGCAATGCGGAGAGGGAAATGTGCCACAAGCGTTTGGAGGTGGTCAGTCAGGCGCACGAATGTCGCATCACAGAGATGCACTGCGTCATTGCGGAGTTGAGCAAGAAACTGCGCTCCAAGCAGGATCATATCATAgtcgaggagcaggagcccgAGGGCAGTG AGCTCAGCTATCAGGAAGGTTCTGTGTATAACTCGGAGCTGAACCTGACCAATCCAGATGCAGAGTGTCAGACAGAGCCACTGGAAGATCTCTATAGCGCCGCTAGCGTGGACAAAATTGGTCTTAAGCCACAAGAGCTCGGTAACAAAGGACAACTGGACGCTCTGCAGGAGGAAGTTTTGCATTTGAGGGCTAAGATCGCTCTGCTCCAGTCAGAGATTGCTACCAAGGACACTGCGGTCGTTGAGGAGCAGACCAAGGTGGACTTCTTTGCCTGTGAACAAGAGGCCAACGAGAGTGGACAACGTCTTAACGATCTGAATG CTTGCGTTTCTCTGACCAGCCCGCAGAAGAGAGTGCCTGCCGTTCCGAAAATGGCCGAGCGGGTTAAATTGCGTTGCGCCAGCAAGAACGAACAAGACGAAGAGCCATCTAGCGATGCCCACACGGAGCTAAGCAACGAG CACATCAATCTGGTGGAGCATTTGGTGAGCGAACTGAAGGAACAAAACTCTTTCATGGACAGCATTATGGAGCCGCTGCACCTGAGCAAAGACCTAGAGCCACACCAGCGTAAAATGGAGTACCTCAAGATGCGAAACACAATTCTGGCCATGACACTGGACGAGTCAAAAGAGCACACAGAACATTTGTACTTGCTATGCGGCAAATACGAGTCGAATGCGGTGGCCCTTCAACTGGCGCTCAACTGCAGCGATCGCGCCATCGAGGCCTACGACGTGATGCTGGCACTCTTGGAGACCAA GTTGGCGCTTCTGAGCGATCAATCGGCGGCAGCGGAGGAAAGCCGACGTTCGGTTGAGGCGGTGGCCAAGCATCTATTGGCCCGCCTGGACAGCGAGAAGAATGTGTGCGAGAACAGTCTGGGCCCGTGGCAGCACAACATAAATCTGGGCGGAGAAGATTACCCAAAGAGCGCCCGGCCATGGTGTACCGACGATGACAATCGTCTGCGCAATCACGTCTCGAAGCTCAAGGGCCGCCGCTCGACCGTGCAGCACACAATTGTCAATCTGGAATCGCCATTTAGCGATGTGTACGAAAGGAAGCGTCTGGCCTTGGAGAAGGGGCACGAGTTGCGGGACGAGTACAAGAAGTCACCCATCGATTTGGATACGGCCGTAATCATGCAGGAGCTGCTCGAGCTGCAGGACGAGAATGTGGAACTAAAGACCAAAATAAATGAAGCGGAGCAGGACCGACAGCATTCCAAAGAACGAGTGGCCATACTGCACGTTGccctccagcagctgcagctggcgaATCGAGTCTCCTACTCGGAGGCCGAGCATTCAGCTCTCACCGAGCAACAGTTGGTCGAGGCGCTAACCCGCGAAACAGAACTAAAGGGTCGCCTCCAGACGCTTCTGGCCAACTTTACGTCCTCGCAACGAGCCTCCGAGGAGAAGTACGAGGAGCTGCAACAGAGCGTACGCGAGCTGCAGCAATCGAATCA CAATCTGGGGCAAATGTTGGAGGTCAGCAGACGCAAGTATCAGGTGCGGGTAAATAAACTGGAGCAGAGGATTGCAGACTTGCGGCTGGACCATGAGCAATGCAACAAGCATGTTCCTGAGACAACGCTGTAG